Proteins from one Setaria italica strain Yugu1 chromosome V, Setaria_italica_v2.0, whole genome shotgun sequence genomic window:
- the LOC101774762 gene encoding mitogen-activated protein kinase kinase kinase 18 encodes MGAAFKQLRRLRTLGRGASGAVVWLAADEASGQLLAVKSAAGPGGAAEQLRREGRVLSGLRSPHIVPCLGSHADATGEYRLFLEFAPLGSLADEAVRNGGCLEERDIRRYAADLARGLAYLHGESVVHGDVKAANTVVGGDGRAKLADFGCARAAGCDRPIAGTPAFMAPEVARGEEQGPAADVWALACTVIEMATGAAPWSDTDDVYAAVHKIAYTDAVPELPACLSYEAKDFLRMCLERNPRHRPTATQLLDHPFIVSAEPAKHCWASPTSTLNTAFWESEDDEDDDEEASESAAGRISSLASPRSALPDWDSEDGWIDVHSECSLQVSEVPAITVTVGAGFGLRSEPLDAAEVGLHVVDVEDAIRYPTSHVGVVDFLKFQQRHSSLSVGGVGLCLRPVACHQVKTVDRNSVVLVMTNEKSSFIMHKFGVFVMSLFEFDLVYVWYSTIAYVS; translated from the exons ATGGGCGCCGCCTTCAAGCAGCTCAGGCGGCTCCGCACGCTCGGCCGCGGCGCGTCCGGCGCTGTCGTCTGGCTCGCGGCGGACGAGGCCTCGGGGCAGCTTCTGGCGGTCAAGTCGGCCGCCGGGCCCGGGGGCGCCGCGGAGCAGCTGCGCCGCGAGGGCCGCGTCCTGTCCGGCCTGCGCTCGCCGCACATTGTGCCCTGCCTCGGCTCCCACGCTGACGCCACCGGCGAGTACCGGCTCTTCCTCGAGTTCGCGCCCCTCGGCTCGCTCGCCGACGAGGCGGTCAGGAACGGGGGCTGCCTCGAGGAGCGCGACATCAGGAGGTACGCGGCGGACCTGGCGAGGGGCCTGGCCTACCTCCATGGGGAATCGGTCGTGCACGGGGACGTCAAGGCGGCCAACACCgttgtcggcggcgacggccgggcGAAGCTCGCGGACTTCGGGTGCGCCAGGGCGGCGGGCTGCGACCGGCCGATCGCGGGAACCCCGGCGTTCATGGCGCCGGAGGTCGCGCGCGGGGAGGAGCAGGGACCGGCGGCTGACGTGTGGGCGCTCGCCTGCACCGTCATCGAGAtggccaccggcgccgcgccgTGGAGCGACACGGACGACGTCTACGCCGCCGTTCACAAGATCGCCTACACGGACGCCGTCCCGGAGCTGCCGGCGTGTCTGTCGTACGAGGCCAAGGACTTCCTGCGCATGTGCCTCGAAAGGAACCCGCGCCACCGCCCCACGGCTACGCAGCTACTGGACCACCCGTTCATCGTGTCCGCCGAGCCAGCCAAGCACTGCTGGGCGTCCCCGACGAGCACACTCAACACCGCGTTCTGGGAGTCcgaagacgacgaggacgaTGACGAGGAGGCGTCAGAGAGCGCGGCCGGAAGGATCAGCTCCCTGGCGAGCCCCCGCTCGGCCTTGCCGGACTGGGATTCCGAGGATGGTTGGATCGATGTGCACAGCGAGTGCTCCCTGCAGGTCTCGGAGGTGCCGGCGATCACCGTGACCGTTGGTGCAGGTTTTGGCCTTAGGAGTGAACCTCTGGATGCCGCCGAGGTAGGTCTCCACGTCGTTGACGTGGAAGACGCCATTAGATATCCTACTAGCCATGTAGGAGTTGTTGATTTCCTTAAGTTCCAGCAGAGACATTCGAGTTTGAGTGTAGGCGGTGTAGGGTTGTGCTTGCGCCCGGTTGCTTGTCACCAGGTCAAAACTGTGGATCGGAACTCGGTTGTCCTTGTAATGACAAATGAGAAATCAAGTTTTATTATGCACAAATTTGGTGTTTTCGTGATGAGCCTATTTGAATTTGACCTTGTCTATGTGTG GTACTCTACTATTGCATATGTGTCGTAA
- the LOC101757725 gene encoding uncharacterized protein LOC101757725 — protein sequence MANAGLKPVAGLLLVLNFCMYVIVAAVGGWAINHAINYGFFIGSGLQLPAHFSPIYFPIGNAATGFFVIFAVIAGVVGAAAALAGFHHVRAWSSESLPAAASSGFIAWTLTLLAMGLAVKEIELHGRNARLICMESFTIILSATQLFYLLAIHGGR from the exons ATGGCGAACGCGGGTCTGAAGCCGGTGGcggggctgctgctggtgctcaACTTCTGCATGTACGTGATCgtggcggcggtcggcggcTGGGCCATCAACCACGCCATCAACTACGGCTTCTTCATCG GTTCCGGCCTGCAGCTCCCTGCGCACTTCTCCCCGATCTACTTCCCCATCGGCAACGCCGCGACCGGGTTCTTCGTCATCTTCGCGGTGATCGCCGGGGTcgtcggcgcggccgccgcgctcgcgggGTTCCACCACGTCCGCGCCTGGAGCTCCGAGagcctgccggcggcggcatcatcCGGGTTCATCGCCTGGACGCTCACACTGCTCGCCATGGG ATTGGCCGTCAAGGAGATTGAGCTGCACGGCAGGAATGCCAGGCTG ATCTGCATGGAGtccttcaccatcatcctgTCGGCGACGCAGCTCTTCTACCTGCTCGCCATACACGGAGGGAGGTGA
- the LOC101758138 gene encoding retinitis pigmentosa 1-like 1 protein has product MPKGAKKRAKLKKQQQEGHPDDGGNNANASNGNGNGSDDNNAFSRRDGDHHLRIPPKASRVDASEDSMESSEEMVTPRAAASEAEEEERKAAAAEVLVERAVPPETVGQEREGKVDAAVEVHPVAAQEPEVKDVMVAEESVVQEPESVEASAVEVPEVKREVAKVHPVHEPEPKVDEVVVVETPVAPEVQEPEVKGDGANVVVQEPETRGGNVVVKDSAELSRSREAVDVHTTEVARGPAVAVAASGQRATWWNCCGLFDAFSGSGR; this is encoded by the exons ATGCCGAAGGGCGCGAAAAAGCGGGCCAAGctcaagaagcagcagcaggagggccACCCCGACGATGGAGGCAACAACGCCAACGCCAGCAACGGCAACGGTAACGGCAGCGACGACAACAACGCCTTcagccgccgcgacggcgaccaCCACCTGCGGATCCCACCCAAGGCTTCTCGCG TGGACGCGAGCGAGGACTCCATGGAGAGCTCCGAGGAGATGGTGACGCCCAGGGCCGCCGCGTCGGAggcggaagaggaggagaggaaggccgccgcggccgaggtGCTCGTGGAGCGCGCTGTCCCGCCGGAAACGGTTGGGCAGGAACGCGAGGGTAAGGTGGAtgcggcggtggaggtgcaCCCCGTGGCGGCGCAGGAACCGGAGGTAAAGGATGTGATGGTGGCCGAGGAATCCGTGGTGCAGGAGCCAGAGTCGGTCGAGGCATCCGCGGTGGAGGTACCAGAGGTGAAGAGGGAGGTGGCCAAGGTGCATCCGGTGCATGAACCTGAGCCGAAGGTTGATGAAGTGGTGGTGGTCGAGACGCCTGTGGCACCTGAGGTGCAGGAACCTGAGGTGAAGGGCGACGGTGCCAATGTTGTGGTGCAGGAACCAGAGACTAGGGGTGGCAATGTGGTGGTCAAGGACTCAGCTGAGCTGTCACGGTCTCGGGAGGCTGTTGATGTGCATACTACAGAG GTGGCGCGTGGACCTGCAGTGGCAGTGGCCGCTTCAGGGCAGCGGGCAACATGGTGGAATTGCTGTGGGCTTTTTGATGCATTTTCTGGTTCAGGGAGATAG